A single region of the Chryseobacterium culicis genome encodes:
- a CDS encoding tetratricopeptide repeat protein, with protein sequence MNTKIIFLSFIVAISFSGFLFGQESYRNLVYEGNQKFDGKDYDGASSKYMEAMKSNDKDFTAHYNMGNALYKSKKYEDAKAEFEKAEKLSQTLPDKAAALHNLGNAYMQMNQPEKAADYYKKALKQDPYSEVTRKNYEIAKLKEKEKQQQKKEQNNSGKGGGGDDQNKGDDQKGDKDKKQDQGNGPQNEGKSDQGDNPKQNQNNEGRMPKNLENAILDKINEKEKETARRILNKNSYSMPESNEKDW encoded by the coding sequence ATGAATACTAAAATCATATTTTTATCGTTTATTGTTGCCATCTCGTTCTCAGGCTTCCTGTTTGGGCAGGAAAGCTATAGGAATTTAGTGTATGAAGGCAATCAGAAATTTGACGGTAAAGATTATGACGGAGCCTCCTCAAAATACATGGAAGCGATGAAATCCAATGATAAAGATTTTACCGCTCACTATAATATGGGGAATGCATTGTATAAAAGTAAAAAATACGAAGATGCAAAGGCCGAGTTTGAAAAAGCGGAAAAACTTTCACAAACACTTCCTGATAAGGCTGCAGCCCTTCATAATTTAGGGAATGCTTATATGCAGATGAACCAGCCGGAAAAAGCTGCTGATTATTATAAAAAAGCCCTGAAACAGGATCCTTACAGTGAGGTAACCAGAAAAAACTATGAGATTGCCAAACTGAAAGAGAAAGAAAAACAACAGCAAAAGAAAGAACAAAATAATTCAGGAAAAGGCGGCGGCGGAGATGATCAGAACAAAGGTGATGATCAGAAAGGCGACAAAGACAAAAAACAGGATCAGGGTAACGGCCCACAAAACGAAGGTAAAAGTGACCAGGGTGACAATCCTAAGCAGAATCAAAATAATGAAGGCAGAATGCCAAAGAATCTTGAAAATGCGATCTTAGATAAAATCAACGAAAAAGAAAAAGAAACCGCCAGAAGAATTTTAAACAAAAATTCTTATTCGATGCCTGAAAGCAACGAGAAAGATTGGTGA
- a CDS encoding DUF58 domain-containing protein produces MQIKDIVKKVKQIEIRTRKKTEAALMGQYHSAFKGQGMTFSEVRPYQFGDEIRRIDWNKTARFREPFVKVMEEERELTMMILVDISASMDYGTKVQLKREYVAEIAASLGFSAAGNNDKVGLILFADKVYKVIPPQKGRKHILSIISNILTADYVPAESKIDKAMEYMMGIFKRKSLVFLFSDFEDEYDSKMLRVASKKHQLLGMRIYDEKDNEIPDVGYARLLDVETGKEIWANTSSARWRYTFAEAQKQKLRTLEEDFANSSASFMNINTGSDYSKLLYNYFQKK; encoded by the coding sequence ATGCAGATAAAAGATATTGTAAAAAAAGTAAAGCAGATTGAAATCCGTACCAGAAAAAAGACGGAAGCTGCTTTAATGGGGCAATATCACAGTGCCTTCAAAGGGCAGGGAATGACTTTTTCGGAAGTACGCCCCTATCAGTTTGGAGATGAGATCAGAAGAATAGACTGGAATAAAACCGCACGTTTCCGTGAGCCGTTTGTAAAAGTAATGGAAGAAGAAAGGGAACTGACGATGATGATTCTCGTTGATATTTCCGCTTCTATGGATTATGGTACGAAGGTCCAGTTGAAAAGAGAATATGTAGCCGAAATTGCAGCAAGCTTGGGATTTTCGGCAGCCGGAAATAATGATAAGGTAGGATTAATCCTGTTTGCAGATAAAGTATACAAGGTAATCCCTCCTCAAAAAGGAAGAAAACACATTCTATCCATTATTAGTAATATTCTGACTGCAGATTATGTTCCTGCAGAGTCTAAAATAGATAAGGCTATGGAATATATGATGGGTATTTTTAAAAGAAAATCGTTGGTTTTTCTGTTCTCAGATTTTGAAGATGAATATGATTCTAAAATGTTGAGAGTAGCTTCAAAGAAACATCAATTGCTGGGAATGAGGATTTATGATGAAAAGGATAATGAAATTCCTGACGTAGGATATGCCCGTCTGCTTGATGTGGAAACCGGAAAAGAAATATGGGCCAATACTTCCAGCGCAAGGTGGCGGTATACCTTTGCTGAAGCGCAAAAACAAAAGTTGAGAACTCTGGAAGAAGACTTTGCCAACAGCTCTGCCAGTTTTATGAACATCAATACCGGCTCAGATTATTCAAAATTATTGTATAATTACTTTCAGAAAAAATAA
- a CDS encoding vWA domain-containing protein, with protein sequence MSWSLGNYWYLFLLLLLPLLATFLIRFLKWRTQKREIFAASQFHENLFEKRSGFTKFFPALYLLGTLFLIFSIIDLLNGSEEVKSTQKLNNVIFMLDVSNSMNAEDIDPSRLTEAKNLMLATMKKMNNDKIGIVIFAGNAMSIMPLTTDYNSAETYISGIETSSMQIQGTDFLKAMQVAAEKFKNVSKGSRKVILLSDGEDNEGNDNAAIRLANKEGISITSVGVGTDEGAPVPEYVFGQLMGYKTDVNGGTVISKRQTEALKKMAGSTDGTYIDGNNINEAPDRIVDAVNKKSAGAETLVKSQNANHYYQYFLAVSILFFFLIYIFNPKKDFNV encoded by the coding sequence ATGAGTTGGTCTTTAGGAAATTATTGGTATTTATTTTTACTGTTGCTTCTGCCGCTGTTAGCTACTTTTTTGATCCGTTTTCTAAAATGGAGAACCCAGAAAAGAGAAATTTTTGCTGCCAGCCAGTTTCACGAAAACTTATTTGAAAAAAGATCAGGATTTACAAAGTTTTTCCCTGCCCTATATTTATTGGGAACCTTATTTCTAATATTCTCTATCATCGACCTCCTGAACGGTTCAGAAGAGGTGAAGAGCACCCAGAAACTGAATAATGTGATCTTTATGCTGGATGTATCCAATTCTATGAATGCCGAAGATATAGATCCAAGCCGTCTTACAGAAGCGAAGAATCTGATGCTGGCCACCATGAAGAAAATGAATAATGACAAGATTGGGATTGTCATTTTTGCCGGAAATGCAATGTCTATCATGCCGCTGACAACGGATTATAATTCTGCAGAAACCTATATCAGCGGTATTGAAACAAGCTCTATGCAGATTCAGGGAACAGATTTTCTGAAAGCAATGCAGGTTGCTGCGGAAAAATTTAAAAATGTAAGCAAAGGATCCAGAAAAGTGATCCTGCTGAGTGACGGGGAAGACAATGAAGGAAATGATAATGCTGCTATCAGACTGGCTAATAAAGAAGGAATAAGCATTACTTCTGTAGGAGTGGGTACGGATGAAGGCGCTCCGGTTCCGGAGTATGTTTTTGGACAGCTGATGGGCTACAAGACTGATGTAAACGGAGGAACAGTGATCTCAAAGAGACAGACGGAAGCTTTAAAGAAAATGGCCGGATCTACGGACGGTACTTATATCGATGGTAATAATATCAATGAAGCTCCGGACAGAATTGTAGATGCGGTCAATAAAAAGTCTGCAGGGGCTGAAACCTTGGTGAAATCACAGAATGCCAATCATTATTATCAATATTTCCTTGCGGTATCTATTCTGTTTTTCTTTTTAATTTATATTTTTAATCCTAAAAAAGATTTTAATGTGTAG
- a CDS encoding BatD family protein, translating into MLTLASVITYGQVNLSMDADKSEYAGKDIINLTIVLELNGSDLVQQTGFQLPDLSKFNIIGSGSVTNTVIDPTTNTLITQKVSRIALEPKKKGKIKIGSVLVTVNNRIYKTEPFDVSIRDIVDKRSLAANTSNDVFLNMEIEDRDVYQDQPTVAVLRVYSRNMDNLRKVKNIHLPQQDNINVHPINFDKSEIDPTGYGNMPSQVLAMFMVFPNEAGYVEVPGVSASVSTYSNKTKIVSNKVKINVRKLPEGAPECFKNAVGNFNVNVYNASKEKPEAKKPLNVVVKVSGEGNLSDMELPKIAASPDYEIFAPKITSNVAPGTAGMKGEILANYVIIPKKSGAISIKTEQFAFFNPENKEYVDLGQKTLDLNAFSHDQIMEARSTVEKVNEYTNNLLETVNTPVLKTTSFKVKEKSKFHWNILLINIAILISLFVAYMLFKNWQKKRTLVRETVPSKPLGSVAETEKEIRELMKTDVNDYFGYLENLKDNGEYEKFFVTLEELDEEVRSQYFQGSASEFKTFLEKHKGSSVAEEYNKLQQKVQIEKYHPVKSAEALEELLKTIVNLYSQISK; encoded by the coding sequence TTGCTTACTCTAGCATCCGTAATTACTTACGGACAGGTAAATCTTTCTATGGATGCAGATAAATCTGAATATGCAGGTAAGGATATTATCAATCTGACCATTGTTCTTGAACTTAACGGAAGTGATCTCGTACAGCAGACAGGTTTTCAGCTTCCGGATCTCTCAAAATTTAATATCATAGGAAGCGGATCAGTTACCAATACTGTTATTGATCCGACTACCAATACTTTAATTACACAAAAAGTTTCCAGAATTGCCCTTGAACCTAAGAAAAAAGGGAAAATAAAAATCGGATCTGTTCTTGTTACTGTAAACAACAGAATCTACAAAACAGAACCTTTTGATGTGAGCATCCGCGATATTGTTGACAAAAGATCACTGGCTGCCAATACCTCCAATGATGTTTTTCTGAACATGGAGATTGAGGACAGGGATGTGTATCAGGATCAGCCTACAGTAGCTGTTTTGAGAGTGTATTCGAGAAATATGGATAACCTGAGAAAGGTTAAAAATATCCATCTTCCACAGCAGGATAATATCAACGTACATCCTATCAATTTTGATAAATCTGAGATTGATCCGACCGGATATGGAAACATGCCTTCACAGGTATTGGCCATGTTTATGGTATTTCCGAATGAAGCAGGCTATGTGGAAGTTCCCGGAGTATCGGCTTCTGTAAGTACTTATTCCAATAAAACTAAAATTGTTTCCAATAAAGTAAAAATTAACGTAAGAAAGCTTCCTGAGGGAGCTCCTGAATGCTTTAAAAACGCTGTTGGAAACTTTAATGTAAATGTATATAACGCTTCCAAAGAAAAACCGGAAGCTAAAAAGCCTCTGAATGTGGTAGTGAAAGTTTCAGGAGAAGGTAACTTGTCGGATATGGAACTTCCTAAAATTGCCGCTTCTCCGGATTATGAAATTTTTGCCCCGAAAATTACCTCTAACGTAGCTCCTGGAACTGCTGGGATGAAAGGGGAGATTCTGGCTAATTATGTTATTATCCCTAAAAAATCAGGAGCAATTTCTATTAAAACAGAACAATTTGCTTTCTTTAATCCTGAAAATAAAGAATATGTAGATCTTGGACAGAAGACCCTGGATCTGAACGCTTTTTCTCACGATCAGATTATGGAGGCCCGTTCTACTGTAGAAAAGGTAAATGAATACACCAATAACCTTCTGGAGACCGTAAATACTCCGGTGTTAAAAACAACTTCATTTAAAGTAAAAGAAAAAAGTAAATTCCACTGGAATATTCTTCTCATCAATATTGCTATTCTGATAAGCTTATTTGTGGCGTATATGCTATTTAAAAATTGGCAAAAAAAACGTACATTAGTTAGGGAAACTGTACCGTCAAAACCTTTAGGTTCAGTGGCTGAAACAGAAAAAGAGATCAGAGAATTGATGAAAACGGATGTGAATGATTATTTCGGATATCTGGAAAACCTTAAAGATAACGGTGAGTATGAAAAGTTCTTTGTAACCTTGGAAGAATTGGATGAAGAAGTAAGAAGTCAGTATTTCCAAGGCTCTGCTTCCGAGTTTAAGACTTTTCTTGAAAAGCACAAAGGCTCTTCAGTTGCAGAAGAATACAACAAACTGCAGCAGAAAGTTCAGATCGAAAAATACCACCCTGTGAAATCTGCCGAAGCTCTTGAAGAACTTTTGAAAACAATTGTTAATTTATATTCACAAATTAGCAAATAA
- a CDS encoding MarC family protein, translated as MEIFDGFSFKEIVTSFMVLFAVIDIIGSVPIIVSLQQKFGQIEAGKAAITAGAIMIVFLFVGNKILKLIGVDVNSFAIAGAFVIFVIALEMILGIEINKTTEAKAASIVPIAFPLVAGAGTLTTALSLRAEFHDINIICGIILNTIFVYLVLKSAKWLEKKIGDATLMILQKVFGIILLAISIKLFTANFAQLVQNYINF; from the coding sequence ATGGAAATTTTTGATGGTTTCTCTTTTAAAGAGATCGTTACCAGCTTTATGGTTCTTTTTGCCGTTATCGATATCATCGGCTCAGTTCCTATTATAGTAAGCCTTCAGCAGAAGTTTGGACAGATTGAAGCCGGAAAAGCCGCAATTACTGCGGGAGCTATTATGATTGTTTTCCTGTTCGTAGGAAATAAGATTCTTAAACTTATTGGAGTTGATGTAAATTCCTTCGCCATTGCCGGAGCTTTTGTGATTTTTGTCATAGCCCTGGAAATGATTTTAGGAATTGAAATTAATAAAACCACCGAAGCAAAGGCTGCATCTATTGTACCCATCGCATTTCCGCTGGTTGCCGGAGCCGGAACCTTAACAACTGCACTGTCTCTTAGAGCTGAATTTCATGATATTAATATTATTTGCGGAATTATTCTTAATACAATTTTCGTATATTTGGTGCTGAAATCAGCGAAATGGCTGGAGAAGAAAATTGGGGATGCTACTTTGATGATCCTTCAGAAAGTTTTCGGAATTATCCTTTTGGCAATTTCAATTAAATTATTCACCGCAAATTTTGCTCAACTGGTGCAGAATTATATTAATTTTTAA
- a CDS encoding BatD family protein: MRKILLILSFLICANAFSQILSSNVEKKTLALGETNHITIKIDNLNEQQVTSAPKNELLPFHFEETKDSIGQNANTYERKIEFAVFEEGKFTIPELEFKVGDKILKTIPYEIDVINTAQKADQINDIMNNKQVKLEAKDYWELYKFYILAALAGIALVIAIIMFVKWGRKSKNSPVVATNQTLKELDSLKKKKYIEGGNFRSFYVELIDISRTFITKQYHLPADVLLTDDLIDVMKKNNTISQDNEKIVEDVFLRGDLVKFAKTFPDQETMERDFANIRDFVKRSSKDLEFENLRKDV, from the coding sequence TTGAGAAAAATACTTTTAATATTATCTTTTCTGATCTGTGCAAATGCTTTTTCACAGATATTATCCTCTAACGTAGAAAAGAAAACCCTTGCTCTGGGAGAAACCAATCATATTACCATAAAGATTGATAATCTTAATGAACAGCAGGTAACTTCGGCGCCCAAGAATGAGCTTCTTCCGTTTCATTTTGAAGAAACTAAAGACAGTATAGGGCAGAATGCCAATACCTATGAGAGAAAGATAGAATTTGCAGTTTTTGAGGAAGGAAAATTTACCATTCCGGAACTGGAATTCAAAGTAGGAGATAAAATCCTTAAAACAATTCCTTACGAAATAGATGTCATTAATACAGCTCAAAAAGCAGATCAGATTAATGATATCATGAATAATAAGCAGGTGAAACTTGAAGCGAAAGATTATTGGGAGCTTTATAAGTTTTATATCCTTGCAGCATTGGCTGGTATTGCACTGGTTATTGCCATTATTATGTTCGTAAAATGGGGTAGAAAATCAAAGAATTCTCCAGTAGTAGCGACCAATCAGACGTTGAAAGAACTGGACTCTCTTAAAAAGAAAAAATATATTGAAGGAGGAAATTTCCGCTCGTTTTATGTGGAGTTGATCGATATTTCCAGAACCTTCATTACGAAACAATACCACCTTCCGGCAGATGTACTTCTTACTGATGACCTTATTGATGTTATGAAAAAAAATAATACCATCTCGCAGGATAACGAAAAAATAGTAGAAGATGTATTCCTGAGAGGTGACTTGGTAAAATTTGCCAAAACATTCCCTGATCAGGAAACAATGGAAAGAGATTTTGCCAATATCAGGGATTTTGTGAAAAGATCATCCAAAGATTTAGAATTCGAAAATTTAAGAAAGGATGTTTAA
- a CDS encoding AAA family ATPase, whose amino-acid sequence MSEIYQAEDIRQLTEKVKEKNYLFSLLRQEINKVIIGQEYMIDRLLIGLLGNGHVLLEGVPGLAKTLAIKTLADAVHGEFSRIQFTPDLLPADVVGTMIYNIKDNDFSIKKGPVFANFVLADEINRAPAKVQSALLEVMQEKQVTIGDETMKLPKPFLVLATQNPIDQEGTYLLPEAQSDRFMLKCTIDYPSFEDERQVMRMVSTSHQPTVNPVISLQDIVEAKELINQIYLDEKIEKYILDMVFATRYPENYGLSELKNYISFGASPRASINLAIASRAYAFLKGRAFVIPEDVKALAKDVLRHRMGLTFEAEAEEISTEEIINRILAKIQAP is encoded by the coding sequence ATGTCAGAGATATATCAAGCTGAAGATATCCGCCAATTGACGGAAAAAGTAAAGGAAAAAAACTACTTATTTTCTCTTCTGAGACAGGAAATCAACAAGGTTATTATTGGGCAGGAATACATGATAGACCGTCTTTTGATAGGACTTTTGGGAAATGGTCACGTTCTTCTTGAAGGGGTGCCCGGACTGGCTAAAACCTTAGCGATAAAAACACTTGCAGATGCTGTGCATGGAGAGTTTTCAAGGATTCAGTTTACACCGGATTTACTTCCTGCAGATGTAGTGGGAACTATGATCTATAATATCAAAGACAATGACTTTTCTATAAAAAAAGGACCTGTATTTGCCAATTTTGTATTGGCGGATGAGATCAACCGTGCGCCGGCAAAAGTGCAGTCAGCTCTTCTGGAAGTAATGCAGGAAAAACAGGTGACGATTGGTGATGAAACCATGAAGCTTCCAAAACCATTCCTGGTATTGGCAACACAAAACCCGATTGATCAGGAAGGAACTTATCTGTTGCCTGAAGCACAGAGCGATCGTTTTATGCTGAAGTGTACCATAGATTATCCTTCTTTTGAAGACGAAAGACAGGTGATGAGAATGGTTTCAACGTCACATCAGCCCACAGTGAATCCAGTGATTTCCCTTCAGGACATTGTAGAGGCTAAAGAATTGATCAACCAGATTTATCTGGATGAAAAAATTGAAAAATATATCCTGGATATGGTGTTTGCAACCCGTTATCCGGAAAACTATGGTCTCTCTGAGCTTAAAAATTATATCAGTTTCGGAGCTTCTCCAAGAGCATCCATTAACCTTGCTATTGCTTCAAGAGCATATGCGTTCTTAAAAGGAAGAGCCTTTGTAATTCCGGAAGATGTAAAAGCACTGGCAAAAGATGTATTAAGACACAGAATGGGCTTAACATTTGAAGCAGAAGCAGAAGAGATTTCAACAGAAGAAATTATCAATAGAATTTTAGCAAAAATACAGGCGCCATAA
- a CDS encoding DinB family protein — MNYHFQAHRQVRKNLLDILQNTSHEDLILIPDGFNNNIYWNIAHTVATQQLLHYYLSGNPFRIDKYWIETYKKGTLPNLNVQKSEVEDLEFLLTETSKILMKDYDSDFFSDYTPYTTSFGMDLKSIQDAIIFNNMHESLHYGYVMAQKRAILGEKGR; from the coding sequence ATGAATTATCATTTTCAAGCACACAGACAGGTAAGAAAGAACCTTTTAGATATCCTTCAGAATACATCTCATGAAGATTTAATTCTGATTCCGGATGGTTTCAACAACAATATTTACTGGAATATTGCACATACCGTTGCCACACAGCAGCTGCTGCACTATTACCTGAGCGGAAATCCGTTCCGTATTGACAAATATTGGATCGAAACCTATAAAAAAGGAACTTTACCCAACTTAAATGTTCAGAAATCAGAAGTAGAAGATTTAGAGTTTTTACTTACAGAAACTTCAAAGATTTTAATGAAGGATTATGACAGTGATTTCTTCTCAGATTATACGCCCTACACGACAAGTTTCGGGATGGATCTGAAAAGTATCCAGGATGCCATCATCTTCAACAATATGCATGAAAGCCTTCACTATGGATATGTGATGGCCCAGAAAAGAGCAATTTTAGGAGAGAAAGGAAGATAG
- a CDS encoding VWA domain-containing protein, with the protein MFNFEFYSPWFLLLFLLFIPLFIKDAGRRKRKGIKVPTIKNMDHSGGIQGVLFLLKISKYIILSALIIAMARPRTFTVSQDRDDTKGVDIMLSIDVSLSMLAKDLSPDRITALKDIAVKFVQKRPNDRIGVVAYAAEAFTKVPVTSDHQVVIDEIKNLNSAGLEPGTAIGEGLSVAVNHLIKSKAKSKVVILMTDGVSNIQNAIPPQLAAELAKNNNIKVYSIGIGTNGYALMPTSQDIFGDLIFTETEVAIDENTLREIAQTTGGKYFRATSNSSLEEVYDEINQLEKSDVKVSKLYNYEEYFKIFLWIALGMLLLDALLRWVFYKILS; encoded by the coding sequence ATGTTTAATTTTGAGTTTTACAGTCCGTGGTTCTTGTTGCTTTTTCTATTGTTTATCCCACTTTTCATTAAAGATGCAGGGAGACGCAAAAGAAAAGGTATAAAAGTTCCTACCATAAAAAATATGGATCACAGCGGAGGGATTCAGGGGGTACTTTTTTTACTGAAAATTTCAAAGTATATCATTCTTTCAGCTTTGATCATTGCCATGGCCAGACCGAGAACATTTACGGTTTCACAGGACAGAGATGATACAAAGGGAGTGGATATAATGTTATCTATTGATGTTTCTTTAAGTATGCTCGCGAAGGATCTTAGTCCGGACAGAATTACAGCGTTGAAAGATATTGCGGTAAAATTTGTCCAGAAACGTCCTAATGACAGGATAGGTGTAGTGGCATATGCTGCAGAAGCCTTTACTAAAGTTCCGGTTACTTCAGACCATCAGGTGGTTATAGATGAAATTAAAAACCTTAATTCTGCAGGTCTTGAACCAGGAACAGCGATTGGGGAAGGACTTTCCGTTGCAGTGAATCATTTGATTAAAAGTAAAGCCAAAAGTAAAGTGGTGATCCTGATGACGGATGGAGTGAGCAATATTCAGAATGCGATTCCTCCACAGTTAGCCGCAGAATTGGCAAAAAATAATAATATAAAGGTATATTCAATCGGAATAGGAACCAATGGTTATGCTCTGATGCCAACATCACAGGACATCTTTGGAGATCTTATCTTTACTGAAACAGAGGTTGCCATCGATGAAAATACCTTAAGAGAAATTGCACAGACTACTGGAGGAAAGTATTTCAGAGCTACCTCAAACAGCAGTCTTGAAGAAGTATATGATGAGATTAATCAACTGGAAAAGTCTGATGTGAAAGTTTCCAAGTTGTACAATTATGAAGAATATTTTAAGATATTCCTGTGGATTGCTTTAGGAATGTTGCTATTGGACGCATTGTTGAGATGGGTGTTTTATAAAATTTTAAGCTGA
- a CDS encoding GNAT family N-acetyltransferase, translated as MSDVIIRKAVVEDCPSMLNLIKELAEYEKALHEVTVTLDEFIQDGFGTSPVWGAFVAEYNAEIVGISLYYDRYSTWKGRRLYLEDLVVTEKLRGKQIGKKLFDATLEHGKSNNYSGMVFQVLNWNEPAINFYKKYNTKFDNEWSNVSIELKD; from the coding sequence ATGAGTGATGTGATCATAAGAAAAGCAGTTGTGGAAGACTGTCCTTCCATGCTGAACCTAATCAAAGAACTGGCAGAATATGAAAAGGCGCTGCATGAAGTAACAGTGACGCTGGACGAATTTATTCAGGATGGTTTTGGTACTTCTCCCGTTTGGGGTGCTTTTGTTGCTGAATATAATGCTGAGATTGTTGGAATATCATTGTATTACGACAGATATTCAACATGGAAAGGAAGAAGGCTATATCTTGAAGATCTTGTAGTAACGGAAAAGTTGAGAGGAAAGCAGATCGGAAAGAAATTATTTGACGCCACATTGGAGCATGGAAAATCAAATAACTATAGTGGAATGGTATTTCAGGTATTGAACTGGAATGAGCCAGCCATCAATTTTTATAAAAAATACAACACAAAGTTTGATAATGAATGGTCGAACGTTTCTATTGAGTTAAAAGATTAA
- a CDS encoding peptide-N-glycosidase F-related protein translates to MYKKLLFFSFFTTHLVFAQTTMTNIISDAVYYDGYAATVSNPVPAGLTRLNNARYTRKLTDAELDAFKAKIAMRVTIAALCDNYDRLGEVFLAMVPKNQSTYTINDPNVKRIEVGRYITPFMNKNRTPSEVPYTYDVSNLYSIFHDTALRNAYDLYMELDVFGVPYAAQTQVSGCSGRIDVFSGTLTFFSTDTGATPTDSNSLVPILSYNKLNNYNSTDVTGETVRIVTFNLPNPVTNARFFVISTPHGANSGGEEYIRRQNYTYIDDVQVLTYTPGGISCEPYRVYNTQGNGIYGASPKSFADWTSWNNWCPGNAVPIREFTLPNLAAGNHTLKHTVPAAVFNQQQGDVMLSVYMQGKSNITLNVKDIRTVDVNIYPNPTSDFVNIKSKVEVNSISIFNAEGRKLAETYKENRIDLSSYSTGIYFLSIVLKDGTTFKHKIIKK, encoded by the coding sequence ATGTATAAAAAGCTACTCTTTTTCAGTTTTTTCACTACCCATCTCGTTTTCGCCCAAACGACAATGACCAATATAATTTCAGATGCAGTATACTATGATGGCTATGCTGCCACGGTATCCAACCCTGTACCTGCAGGTTTAACCAGACTGAATAATGCCAGATACACGAGAAAACTTACGGATGCAGAGTTAGACGCTTTCAAAGCTAAGATTGCTATGCGGGTAACCATCGCAGCATTGTGTGATAATTATGACCGTCTTGGGGAAGTCTTTTTAGCAATGGTTCCTAAAAACCAATCTACCTACACCATCAATGACCCTAATGTCAAAAGAATTGAAGTGGGCAGATATATTACTCCTTTCATGAATAAAAACAGAACTCCTTCAGAAGTTCCTTACACTTATGATGTCAGCAATTTATACAGTATATTTCATGATACGGCATTACGAAATGCTTATGATCTGTATATGGAACTTGATGTTTTTGGAGTTCCCTATGCAGCTCAAACCCAGGTTTCAGGATGCTCAGGCAGAATTGATGTTTTTTCGGGAACTCTTACCTTTTTCTCAACGGATACCGGAGCAACTCCTACAGACAGCAACAGCCTCGTACCTATATTAAGCTATAACAAACTCAATAATTATAACAGTACGGATGTTACCGGAGAAACTGTTAGAATTGTTACTTTTAATCTGCCTAATCCTGTTACCAATGCGCGTTTCTTCGTAATATCCACTCCTCACGGTGCCAACAGTGGTGGTGAAGAATATATCAGAAGACAAAACTATACCTATATAGATGATGTGCAGGTACTCACTTATACTCCCGGAGGTATTTCATGTGAACCCTACCGGGTATACAATACACAAGGAAACGGAATCTATGGAGCTTCTCCCAAATCTTTTGCAGACTGGACTTCATGGAATAACTGGTGTCCCGGAAATGCTGTTCCCATCAGAGAGTTTACATTACCCAACTTAGCTGCAGGCAATCATACGTTGAAACACACGGTTCCAGCGGCCGTTTTCAATCAACAGCAGGGAGATGTCATGTTATCAGTTTATATGCAGGGGAAAAGCAATATAACGTTGAATGTAAAAGATATCAGAACGGTTGATGTGAATATTTACCCCAACCCTACTTCTGATTTTGTGAATATAAAATCAAAAGTAGAAGTTAATTCTATCAGTATTTTTAACGCTGAAGGAAGAAAACTTGCAGAAACATACAAAGAGAACAGGATAGATCTTTCCTCATACAGCACAGGAATTTATTTTTTAAGTATTGTTTTAAAAGACGGAACTACCTTTAAACACAAAATCATCAAAAAATAA